In the genome of Sinobacterium caligoides, one region contains:
- a CDS encoding peptidoglycan DD-metalloendopeptidase family protein: protein MRYNNTPKGFLAKLSKTHKILLSAAIVIIVITLLFQQSDEQATETVSDTQQSEPAVNPANSDVTDQQVEGTESGASAQQKTDNNEVTEPKGPVTSEYVVVEGDTLGGIFEKMAISQKTLYELLDADLDVLALDDLELGESLYFTVDNDELERLELRPSLAKRVIFERRDHAGFEYKEIAVDGKWQQQRFIGKVLYSFGGSAQQAGLTMNESYFVANLLKEKIDFVRQIRPNDRFEILVDRQYIDGQATGASRVRAVRVYNHKHVIAAYLYKGSYYDEDGNSLKKAFQRLPLLKRYRISSSFNPYRRHPITGLRRPHNGTDFAVPPGTTVLSTGDGVVKRVVRHKYAGLYIEVDHGNSYSTRYLHLSKALVKRGQRVKRGEKIALSGNTGRTTGPHLHFELRRNGAAINAMTAHIPIAKTIEKKELKQFKQQIAEYQKALDKAEVAVVMPLAQLDDSLIEKQLLPIIRRI, encoded by the coding sequence ATGCGTTACAACAACACCCCAAAAGGCTTTCTTGCGAAGCTTAGTAAAACCCACAAAATTCTTCTCAGCGCCGCAATCGTCATCATCGTCATTACTCTACTCTTTCAGCAGAGCGATGAGCAGGCCACGGAAACTGTCAGCGACACACAGCAGAGTGAACCGGCAGTAAACCCCGCTAACTCTGACGTCACTGATCAGCAGGTCGAGGGCACCGAGAGTGGTGCCTCCGCACAACAGAAAACTGACAACAACGAAGTTACAGAGCCAAAGGGCCCTGTCACTAGCGAATACGTTGTCGTTGAAGGTGACACCTTAGGCGGCATCTTTGAAAAAATGGCCATTAGCCAAAAGACGCTCTACGAGTTACTCGACGCCGATCTTGATGTGCTCGCTCTCGACGACCTAGAACTCGGAGAAAGCCTCTATTTCACCGTTGATAACGATGAGCTAGAACGTCTCGAGCTGCGCCCAAGCCTAGCCAAACGCGTTATCTTTGAGCGTAGGGATCACGCGGGCTTCGAATACAAAGAAATCGCCGTCGATGGGAAATGGCAGCAGCAACGCTTCATCGGTAAAGTGTTGTATAGCTTCGGTGGTTCCGCGCAGCAGGCAGGGCTCACCATGAACGAGAGCTATTTTGTCGCTAACCTGTTGAAGGAAAAGATTGATTTCGTCCGTCAGATTCGCCCTAACGATCGCTTTGAGATTCTTGTCGACCGCCAATATATAGACGGCCAAGCAACCGGTGCTAGCCGTGTTCGCGCCGTGCGCGTGTACAACCACAAGCACGTCATCGCCGCCTACCTTTATAAGGGAAGCTACTACGACGAAGATGGCAACAGCCTGAAAAAAGCGTTCCAGCGTCTGCCGTTGCTCAAACGTTACCGTATCTCATCGTCGTTCAACCCATACCGTCGACACCCGATTACTGGGCTAAGACGACCACACAATGGTACCGACTTCGCCGTGCCACCTGGCACCACCGTCCTCAGCACCGGCGATGGCGTCGTCAAACGCGTGGTACGACACAAGTATGCTGGACTCTATATCGAGGTTGACCATGGCAACAGCTATAGCACACGCTATCTTCACCTCAGCAAAGCACTCGTCAAGAGAGGGCAGCGAGTCAAGCGTGGCGAGAAGATAGCCCTCTCCGGCAATACAGGCCGCACCACAGGGCCGCACCTACACTTCGAACTGAGAAGGAACGGCGCTGCTATTAATGCAATGACGGCACACATCCCTATCGCCAAGACAATTGAAAAGAAGGAACTCAAGCAGTTCAAGCAGCAGATTGCAGAGTATCAAAAGGCACTGGATAAGGCTGAAGTCGCCGTTGTCATGCCACTGGCGCAGCTCGATGACTCCCTCATCGAAAAGCAGCTACTACCAATCATACGCCGCATCTAA
- the arsJ gene encoding organoarsenical effux MFS transporter ArsJ, with the protein MTNGVAKSMSRELRQYLWVTFNYWNFTLTDGALRMLVVLYFHQLGYAPFEVAMLFLFYELFGVVTNLIGGWLGARVGLNRIMNIGLALQVVALTMLTVPSEYLSVVYVMMAQALSGIAKDLNKMSAKSSIKLLLPDSQQGLLFKWVAILTGSKNTLKGIGFFLGGLLLMLFGFQMALALMAAVLSLVFLLSLFFLQADLGRAKTKPKFSELFSKSETINILSAARLCLFAARDVWFVVALPIYLAATLGWSHTEVGAFLALWIILYGGVQTIAPKVIGTRSSGEWGAVYWAAVLTVLTALIALAVQSAWHPGLIITLGLFLFGAVFAVNSSLHSYLIVRSASRDGVSLDVGFYYMANAMGRLIGTLLSGYLFQRYGLAACLWISALLLLATVIISLRLPRRRC; encoded by the coding sequence ATGACGAACGGGGTGGCAAAGTCGATGAGTAGAGAGCTGCGCCAGTATTTATGGGTGACCTTTAACTATTGGAACTTTACTCTCACTGATGGTGCGTTGCGGATGTTGGTGGTGCTGTATTTTCATCAGCTCGGCTATGCACCGTTCGAAGTGGCGATGCTGTTTTTGTTTTATGAACTCTTTGGTGTCGTGACCAACCTTATTGGCGGCTGGTTGGGCGCGCGTGTCGGCCTCAATCGCATTATGAATATTGGCCTTGCCCTGCAGGTTGTCGCGTTGACAATGTTAACGGTGCCATCAGAGTACCTGTCGGTAGTGTATGTGATGATGGCACAGGCGCTGTCGGGGATTGCTAAAGATCTGAATAAAATGAGCGCTAAAAGTAGTATCAAGCTGCTGTTGCCGGACTCTCAACAAGGCCTATTATTTAAATGGGTAGCGATCCTGACCGGCTCGAAAAACACGCTAAAGGGGATTGGTTTTTTCCTGGGCGGTTTGTTGTTAATGCTATTCGGTTTTCAAATGGCGTTAGCACTGATGGCTGCAGTATTGTCGTTAGTGTTCCTGCTTAGCTTATTTTTTTTACAGGCAGACCTAGGACGGGCGAAGACGAAACCAAAATTTTCAGAGCTGTTTTCAAAGAGTGAAACGATCAATATATTGTCGGCGGCGCGGCTCTGCCTGTTTGCCGCACGTGATGTCTGGTTTGTCGTGGCACTGCCGATTTACCTGGCGGCGACGTTGGGTTGGAGCCACACCGAAGTGGGCGCTTTCTTGGCACTGTGGATTATCCTCTATGGTGGCGTGCAGACGATTGCGCCGAAAGTCATTGGTACACGCAGCAGCGGTGAGTGGGGTGCGGTATATTGGGCGGCTGTTTTGACCGTACTAACGGCGCTGATTGCGCTGGCGGTGCAGTCTGCCTGGCATCCCGGCCTTATCATTACCCTTGGTTTGTTTCTCTTTGGTGCCGTTTTTGCGGTGAACTCATCACTACACTCCTACCTTATCGTACGTAGTGCGAGTCGTGATGGTGTCTCTCTGGATGTGGGCTTTTACTATATGGCTAATGCGATGGGGCGTTTGATAGGCACCTTGTTGTCGGGCTACTTGTTTCAGCGCTATGGGCTAGCGGCTTGCCTGTGGATATCCGCTCTGTTGCTATTGGCGACGGTCATTATCAGCCTGCGGCTTCCTCGTCGTCGTTGTTGA
- a CDS encoding metalloregulator ArsR/SmtB family transcription factor, with product MINVLFVCVGNASRSQLAEVLLRHIDAKHFRAYSAGSAPKAIDEQVYAVCKKYGINSEGLQSQSLSDYQNSAVDVLITLCDRAKRDCPVLPQCQGFLHWHLPAPNSFSNGHEEVFLQLRRRIYQFVRLNTSPLAEKDTLPEIEVGALMKLLSGELRLKILMLLIDEKSLSVGELVTVLVVSQPQISRDLAALKRSGLLLTERRGQWIYYRLNDQLPSWVGDILATLRMGNIGLIKQPLLALKALR from the coding sequence ATGATCAACGTGTTGTTTGTCTGTGTCGGTAACGCGTCGCGCTCACAGCTGGCCGAGGTGTTGTTGCGTCATATCGACGCTAAGCACTTTAGGGCCTATAGCGCCGGTAGTGCACCGAAGGCTATTGATGAGCAGGTGTATGCTGTCTGTAAAAAATACGGCATCAATAGCGAAGGTTTGCAGAGTCAATCGTTAAGTGATTACCAGAATAGTGCCGTCGATGTACTAATCACGCTGTGTGATCGAGCGAAGCGTGATTGCCCTGTTCTGCCACAGTGCCAGGGGTTTCTGCATTGGCATCTTCCAGCACCGAACAGCTTTAGTAACGGACATGAGGAAGTCTTTCTGCAGCTGCGGCGACGAATTTACCAGTTTGTTCGCCTGAACACTTCGCCACTCGCCGAGAAAGATACGCTGCCAGAAATTGAGGTTGGTGCGTTAATGAAGCTGTTGAGTGGTGAACTGAGGCTGAAAATTCTTATGTTGTTGATTGATGAAAAATCGCTGAGTGTCGGTGAACTTGTGACGGTATTAGTGGTTTCTCAGCCGCAGATATCACGGGATTTAGCGGCACTAAAAAGGTCGGGGTTGTTGTTGACGGAACGTCGAGGCCAATGGATCTATTACCGACTTAACGATCAGCTTCCGAGCTGGGTAGGCGATATTCTAGCAACGCTGAGGATGGGTAATATTGGCTTAATTAAGCAGCCTTTGTTAGCACTGAAGGCGCTGAGATAA
- a CDS encoding ArsJ-associated glyceraldehyde-3-phosphate dehydrogenase, producing MTIKVGINGFGRIGRLALRAAFDWPELDFVQINDVAGDAATLAHLLEFDSVQGIWPHNVTSTADSIVVDGHVIACSRVAEIDAVDWSACDVVLEATGVHRTQALLAPYLAQGVKRVVVSAPVKEEGVANIVVGVNDDIFAPLCHPIVTAASCTTNCLAPIIKVIERELGIESVLMTTIHDLTNTQTILDAPHKDLRRARACGMSLIPTSTGSATAIVEIFPSLAGKIDGHAVRVPLANASLTDIVFVLERDSSVQEVNQLLKAASEGELKGILGYEERPLVSIDYKGDQRSTIVDAPSTMMVGKRMLKIYAWYDNEMGYATRAAELVKRVGLADQR from the coding sequence ATGACGATTAAAGTAGGGATTAATGGCTTCGGCCGTATTGGTCGTTTGGCGTTGCGTGCCGCCTTCGATTGGCCAGAGTTAGATTTTGTGCAGATCAACGATGTGGCAGGCGATGCGGCGACACTGGCGCACCTGCTCGAGTTCGACTCGGTTCAAGGGATTTGGCCACATAACGTAACATCGACAGCAGATAGTATTGTGGTTGACGGTCATGTGATCGCTTGCAGCCGTGTTGCTGAGATCGATGCCGTCGATTGGTCTGCTTGTGATGTCGTCTTGGAGGCCACGGGAGTACATCGTACGCAGGCGTTGCTGGCGCCGTATTTGGCACAGGGGGTGAAGCGCGTTGTGGTGTCTGCCCCGGTGAAGGAGGAGGGCGTCGCGAATATCGTCGTGGGCGTAAACGATGATATTTTTGCCCCATTATGCCACCCCATTGTCACCGCGGCATCGTGTACGACCAACTGTCTGGCACCAATTATTAAAGTAATCGAGCGAGAGCTGGGTATTGAAAGCGTGTTGATGACGACGATCCATGATTTGACTAACACGCAGACTATATTGGATGCACCGCACAAGGATTTACGCCGTGCTCGCGCCTGCGGTATGTCGTTAATACCGACAAGCACTGGCTCGGCCACGGCGATCGTGGAAATCTTTCCCAGCCTAGCCGGCAAGATTGACGGTCATGCGGTACGGGTACCCCTCGCCAACGCCTCCTTAACCGATATTGTCTTTGTGTTGGAGCGTGATAGTTCTGTGCAAGAGGTCAATCAGTTGTTAAAGGCGGCTAGCGAAGGTGAGCTGAAGGGAATTTTAGGCTACGAGGAGCGACCCTTGGTATCGATTGACTACAAGGGGGATCAACGCTCGACGATCGTCGATGCGCCATCCACGATGATGGTCGGCAAGCGAATGCTGAAAATCTATGCCTGGTACGATAACGAGATGGGCTATGCGACCCGTGCCGCGGAGCTGGTCAAGCGCGTTGGCCTAGCGGATCAACGCTGA
- a CDS encoding pseudouridine synthase codes for MAAKRARLDRFISQHSHFDKRQVRALLARGEVLVDGVIARDIQQQVDAFSHICVAGEVLQDRQPHYLMLHKPVGVVSATIDEQHRTVFDLLDEKVRSIEGLHIVGRLDLNSSGLILLSNDGRWSQQLTAPGSKVEKHYRVGLANPLEQGYIDAFAAGMYFEFEQITTQPARLDIIDAHTAEVWLTEGRYHQIKRMFGRFRNPVLSLHRCAIGDITLDQQLQPGQYRALTTSELQSHNN; via the coding sequence ATGGCCGCCAAACGCGCCCGGCTCGATCGCTTCATCAGCCAACACAGTCACTTTGATAAACGCCAGGTAAGAGCGCTTCTCGCCCGCGGTGAAGTGCTGGTCGACGGCGTCATCGCCCGCGATATACAGCAGCAAGTCGACGCCTTCAGTCATATTTGTGTCGCAGGCGAGGTTCTACAAGATCGGCAGCCGCACTACCTGATGCTGCATAAACCCGTCGGCGTGGTCAGCGCCACTATCGACGAACAACACCGCACTGTCTTCGACCTGCTCGATGAAAAGGTGCGCAGTATCGAGGGCCTACACATCGTCGGTCGACTCGACCTCAACAGCTCTGGGCTCATCTTGCTGAGCAACGACGGGCGCTGGTCGCAGCAACTGACAGCCCCCGGGAGCAAGGTGGAGAAACACTACCGTGTCGGCCTAGCAAACCCCCTTGAGCAGGGCTATATCGACGCCTTCGCCGCCGGCATGTATTTCGAGTTTGAGCAGATCACCACGCAACCGGCGCGGCTTGATATTATCGATGCACACACCGCCGAGGTCTGGTTAACAGAGGGGCGCTACCACCAAATTAAACGTATGTTCGGCCGTTTCCGCAACCCGGTACTCAGTCTGCACCGCTGCGCTATTGGTGACATTACACTGGACCAACAGCTACAACCCGGTCAGTACCGGGCCCTCACCACGAGCGAGCTACAGAGCCACAACAACTAA
- a CDS encoding 4a-hydroxytetrahydrobiopterin dehydratase: protein MSEDVCKLSAEDIERSLFQLNSQLVEPWVISAGKLHKCFVLDNFVAAFGFMTQCALWAEKMNHHPEWCNVYKTVVIDLVTHDVAGLSRLDFELAARIESCL, encoded by the coding sequence ATGTCAGAAGACGTATGCAAACTTAGTGCGGAGGATATCGAGCGGTCCTTATTTCAGCTGAACTCACAGCTAGTGGAACCCTGGGTCATTAGTGCGGGTAAGTTACACAAGTGTTTTGTCTTAGATAATTTTGTGGCCGCTTTTGGTTTCATGACTCAGTGTGCGTTGTGGGCTGAAAAGATGAACCATCACCCGGAGTGGTGCAATGTCTACAAGACCGTCGTTATCGACTTAGTCACCCACGATGTCGCAGGGCTGTCACGCTTAGACTTTGAGCTGGCAGCTCGTATAGAGAGCTGCCTATGA
- a CDS encoding TetR/AcrR family transcriptional regulator, whose product MKRQKPNLSRQKIVDAALSMAAEATVDDISIHRLAKQLAVTPMAIYRHFANKADLQAEMLDQFIIQADVMPEQYDDWQHWLHQLAEAMYRALCEQPSWIPLFGRVHFKAGALTVMDRSVGMLKTAGFDDASAVAGFYGLIHCLIGAATQYSFFHREGGEAFSMLTLQKDAAVAQHYPHLAALNKTAAPASQLDLLASSLTPYLRGLSLTLTAQTSADLG is encoded by the coding sequence ATGAAGAGACAGAAACCCAACTTGAGTCGTCAAAAAATTGTCGACGCGGCGCTATCGATGGCGGCGGAAGCGACCGTCGACGATATCAGTATTCACCGCCTGGCGAAGCAGTTGGCAGTGACGCCGATGGCAATCTACCGCCACTTTGCTAACAAGGCTGACCTGCAGGCGGAGATGCTTGACCAGTTTATTATTCAGGCAGATGTCATGCCCGAGCAGTACGATGACTGGCAACACTGGCTACATCAGTTAGCGGAGGCGATGTACCGGGCGTTATGTGAACAGCCAAGTTGGATCCCGTTGTTTGGGCGTGTTCACTTCAAGGCTGGGGCCCTGACGGTGATGGACCGCAGTGTCGGCATGTTAAAAACGGCAGGCTTCGATGATGCATCGGCAGTGGCGGGTTTTTATGGCTTAATCCACTGCCTGATCGGGGCGGCGACGCAGTATAGTTTTTTTCATCGCGAGGGAGGTGAGGCGTTTTCCATGCTTACCCTGCAAAAGGATGCAGCGGTAGCGCAGCATTATCCGCACCTGGCGGCACTCAATAAGACGGCAGCACCGGCCTCTCAGCTCGACTTATTGGCCTCAAGCTTGACGCCCTATCTGCGAGGTTTATCGCTTACCTTAACGGCACAAACCAGCGCTGATCTGGGGTGA
- a CDS encoding cytochrome P450 — protein MHETLYHTRRLTLSYLYEGLMRGIAASIAWRERRQPPRTPPAPIAQPQTPEDFQPLSPGNFANPYAYYELLRNDHPVYRMPGHDYYCISRYDDICSLAKNTTAYSSKIMEILVSGKPKDPNTVGDSPVEKMGNWGIIPVDVLALQDPPLHAAERKIGHSGFNARFVKSLEPEVRKLCHEMMDELLPQGEIEFVQDFAWRLPMRLIIRLLGFPEGDYEQIKTWCMEGIRSLSGTAGKAELVRNGAGSAAFMRYLWRHYLIAKQRPQDNFTGHLIRESADPDSVMTDQRAIAILLQLLIAGSDSSASSMGSAIRILAQRPELEHRLREDYSQINNFIEEVFRTEAAFQGHFRVSTCETTLHDTTIPAGARVFLMWASGNRDERYYDNPEQFDMDRPKLKKHLTFGHGVHACIGRELARMEIRIVIEQLLQRTKQFSITGDAPFEASIFARTLLRLPMRFELAEQPPVETQPAPSTSDTAVTNGCPFH, from the coding sequence ATGCACGAAACGCTCTATCACACTCGACGACTCACCCTCTCCTATCTCTACGAGGGGCTCATGCGCGGCATCGCCGCAAGCATCGCCTGGCGTGAGCGTCGTCAGCCGCCTCGTACACCTCCCGCACCCATCGCCCAGCCACAGACCCCGGAAGACTTTCAGCCGTTAAGCCCCGGCAACTTTGCCAACCCCTACGCCTACTATGAGCTGCTGCGCAACGACCATCCGGTCTACCGCATGCCTGGGCACGACTATTACTGCATCTCCCGCTACGATGATATTTGCAGTCTGGCCAAAAATACCACCGCCTACTCCTCTAAGATCATGGAGATCCTCGTTTCTGGCAAACCCAAAGATCCCAATACTGTCGGTGATAGCCCCGTCGAAAAGATGGGTAACTGGGGCATCATTCCCGTCGACGTGCTCGCCCTACAGGATCCGCCGCTGCACGCCGCCGAACGGAAGATTGGTCACTCCGGTTTCAACGCAAGATTCGTCAAGTCACTGGAGCCCGAGGTACGTAAGCTATGCCATGAGATGATGGATGAGCTGCTACCGCAGGGGGAGATCGAGTTTGTACAAGACTTTGCCTGGCGACTACCGATGCGCCTCATCATCCGCCTGCTCGGCTTCCCCGAGGGCGATTACGAACAGATCAAGACCTGGTGCATGGAGGGGATTCGCTCGCTCTCCGGGACAGCCGGAAAGGCTGAGCTTGTACGCAACGGTGCCGGGAGCGCCGCCTTTATGCGCTATCTGTGGCGTCACTATCTCATTGCTAAACAGCGACCACAGGATAACTTTACCGGCCACCTCATCCGTGAATCCGCCGATCCCGATAGCGTCATGACCGACCAGCGTGCCATCGCCATCCTTCTGCAGCTACTGATCGCTGGCAGCGACTCCTCGGCCAGCTCCATGGGCAGCGCTATTCGCATCTTGGCTCAACGGCCTGAGCTGGAGCATCGCCTGCGTGAAGACTACAGCCAAATTAATAACTTCATTGAAGAGGTGTTTCGCACAGAGGCCGCTTTTCAAGGGCATTTCCGCGTCAGCACCTGCGAGACAACGCTACATGACACCACGATCCCCGCAGGCGCTCGGGTCTTTCTAATGTGGGCCTCGGGCAACCGCGATGAGCGTTATTACGACAACCCAGAACAATTCGACATGGATCGCCCAAAGCTAAAGAAGCACCTCACCTTCGGCCACGGCGTGCATGCCTGTATTGGTCGCGAGCTAGCGCGCATGGAGATTCGCATCGTCATCGAACAGCTCTTACAACGTACAAAGCAATTTAGCATCACCGGTGACGCCCCCTTCGAGGCGAGTATTTTTGCCCGCACGCTGTTGCGGCTACCGATGCGGTTTGAACTAGCCGAGCAGCCCCCCGTGGAAACACAGCCAGCTCCCTCTACGAGTGATACTGCTGTTACCAATGGCTGCCCCTTCCATTGA
- a CDS encoding pseudouridine synthase: MIAYRTSRRRYHLSLDILPLFGQPMSISKYPSKLTLPNSRTNFATVYDYLVDKFPRISASVWQQRMLSGKVHQLDGSPLNLQSAYQPGLCLCYYREVEQEAIIPFSETIVFEDDELLLAYKPHFLPVTPGGRYVNECLQNRLRDRTGLHELQAVHRLDRVTAGLVLFAKHASNRHSYHQLFADRLVDKRYQAISRIPPNSHLVNQQWEVRNRIEHSEPRFLMSIVTGEANSHSRIRCLAQSADRALFELQPITGRTHQLRLHMQSIGLPILNDNLYPTLLDERKEDYRSPLQLLSKRLRFTDPLSGDVRDFSCEHSLQL, encoded by the coding sequence ATGATAGCGTATCGAACAAGCCGCCGCCGTTATCACCTCAGCCTTGATATACTACCGCTATTTGGTCAGCCCATGAGCATCAGCAAATACCCCTCCAAACTGACATTGCCCAACTCTCGAACCAACTTCGCGACGGTATACGACTATCTCGTCGACAAGTTTCCTCGGATCAGCGCCAGCGTCTGGCAGCAGCGCATGCTCAGTGGCAAGGTGCATCAACTCGACGGCAGCCCGCTCAACCTGCAATCGGCTTATCAACCTGGGTTATGCCTCTGCTATTACCGTGAGGTCGAACAAGAGGCGATCATCCCCTTTAGCGAAACCATTGTGTTTGAAGATGACGAGCTGCTACTGGCCTATAAGCCACACTTTCTACCCGTCACGCCTGGCGGCCGCTATGTTAACGAGTGCCTGCAAAACAGACTGCGTGACCGCACCGGCCTCCACGAATTACAGGCGGTACATCGACTCGACCGTGTCACCGCAGGCTTGGTACTATTTGCTAAACACGCAAGCAACCGACACAGCTATCATCAACTGTTTGCCGACCGGCTCGTCGATAAGCGTTACCAGGCCATCAGCCGTATCCCGCCAAACAGCCACTTAGTTAACCAGCAGTGGGAGGTACGCAACCGCATCGAGCACTCTGAGCCCCGTTTTCTCATGTCTATCGTGACCGGTGAAGCAAACAGTCACTCTCGTATTCGCTGCCTAGCACAAAGCGCTGACAGGGCGCTATTCGAGCTACAGCCCATCACCGGCAGGACACACCAGCTGCGCCTACACATGCAGAGCATCGGCCTACCGATCCTCAACGACAACCTCTACCCCACCCTGCTCGATGAACGTAAAGAGGATTATCGTTCGCCACTGCAACTGCTCTCCAAGCGCCTGCGCTTCACCGACCCTCTCAGCGGTGATGTACGTGACTTTAGCTGCGAACACAGCCTACAACTATGA
- a CDS encoding MBL fold metallo-hydrolase, with the protein MKTIFSKTPKLLCAIALSVTALSSSQSLFADDGHHQNTAFTEQKVSSHITMLQGKGGNIALLSGDDGLLLVDDDYKEMSSALKKQLAKHGGIDAIKYIINTHWHGDHSGGNLLLGKHATIVAHDNVRKRLLTKHEIKLFKMSSPAYPKDALPSITYQRDMRLYINDEQVTLVHFANGHTDGDSVVFFKQANVVHMGDHYFSGFFPFVDIDSGGNVVSMTENIASVLNRIDDDTKVIPGHGPLSSKQDLRNYHEMLQNTRIEVEAMKNNGMSLADIQQQGLNQRWRIWGKGFIDEPTWISFVYNSL; encoded by the coding sequence ATGAAGACAATATTTAGCAAGACGCCGAAGCTACTCTGCGCCATCGCCCTCTCTGTTACCGCCCTATCGAGCAGCCAATCCTTATTCGCCGACGATGGCCACCACCAAAACACAGCGTTCACCGAGCAGAAGGTCAGCAGCCATATCACCATGCTCCAGGGGAAAGGCGGCAACATCGCACTGCTCAGCGGCGACGATGGCCTACTGCTTGTCGATGATGATTATAAAGAGATGTCTAGTGCGCTGAAAAAACAACTCGCCAAGCACGGTGGTATCGATGCCATTAAGTACATTATCAACACCCACTGGCATGGTGATCACAGCGGCGGCAATCTGCTGCTCGGCAAACATGCCACCATTGTCGCCCACGACAACGTACGCAAGCGCCTGCTCACCAAGCATGAAATAAAGCTATTCAAGATGAGTTCGCCGGCCTACCCTAAAGACGCTTTGCCATCGATTACCTACCAGCGCGATATGCGGCTATATATCAATGATGAACAAGTCACTCTTGTCCACTTTGCCAACGGTCACACCGACGGTGACTCCGTCGTTTTCTTTAAACAAGCCAATGTTGTCCATATGGGCGATCATTACTTCTCCGGCTTCTTTCCCTTTGTCGATATTGATAGTGGCGGTAACGTCGTCAGCATGACCGAGAACATCGCCAGTGTGCTTAATCGTATCGACGATGACACCAAAGTGATCCCTGGCCACGGTCCACTGTCAAGCAAACAGGACCTGCGCAACTACCACGAAATGTTGCAGAATACCCGTATCGAGGTAGAGGCCATGAAAAATAACGGCATGAGCCTCGCTGACATACAACAACAAGGCCTCAACCAACGCTGGAGAATATGGGGTAAGGGTTTTATCGATGAGCCAACCTGGATCAGTTTTGTTTACAATAGCTTATAA